The Parashewanella tropica genome window below encodes:
- a CDS encoding type VI secretion system tube protein Hcp, which yields MASIYMQIDGVSPNGAATVDGLDGDGWIALTSLTWGGVRNVGMEVGDATNSDKGIVAVQEVNVTKMADGASEFIMSILYSPGAEGKEVTFVATVPMSDGSGVQIAYQMKLTNSKISSYNKSISEGGIVETIAFTYNEITQKHNFQEASGDMSDGGLVTFDVGKGAMTSGEQS from the coding sequence ATGGCAAGTATATACATGCAAATAGATGGCGTATCGCCAAATGGCGCGGCTACTGTAGACGGATTAGATGGTGATGGATGGATAGCGCTAACTTCATTGACATGGGGGGGTGTCAGAAATGTCGGCATGGAGGTGGGCGATGCCACTAACAGTGATAAAGGCATTGTCGCCGTTCAAGAAGTAAACGTGACCAAAATGGCCGACGGGGCTTCCGAATTTATCATGTCCATTCTTTATAGCCCTGGCGCCGAAGGCAAAGAAGTCACTTTTGTCGCAACCGTCCCCATGTCTGACGGTTCTGGTGTACAAATCGCCTACCAAATGAAACTAACCAATAGCAAAATCTCGTCCTACAACAAGTCCATCTCTGAAGGTGGGATAGTGGAAACGATTGCATTCACCTACAACGAAATAACCCAAAAGCATAACTTCCAAGAAGCCTCAGGTGATATGTCTGATGGTGGCTTGGTTACATTTGATGTTGGAAAAGGCGCCATGACCTCGGGTGAGCAAAGTTAA
- the tssB gene encoding type VI secretion system contractile sheath small subunit, whose protein sequence is MALNAQHKRVSKNRVSITYDVETNGALETKELPFVVGVIGNFSGHKPDTEKADLEEREFYGLDKDNFDAVMARVDPQLSYKVDNLLADDNSQFEVNLKFKSMKDFHPEKLVEQIEPLKKMVETRNQLKVLLSKADRSRDLEKLLKEVLQNTDSIQGLADELGVKKEGDE, encoded by the coding sequence ATGGCTTTAAATGCACAACACAAAAGAGTAAGTAAAAACAGGGTAAGTATAACCTATGATGTTGAAACCAATGGTGCCCTTGAAACCAAAGAGTTGCCTTTCGTGGTCGGTGTCATTGGCAACTTTTCGGGGCATAAGCCTGACACCGAAAAGGCTGATCTTGAAGAGCGAGAGTTTTACGGCCTTGATAAAGACAATTTTGATGCCGTGATGGCGAGGGTCGACCCGCAGCTTTCCTACAAAGTCGATAACCTACTTGCCGATGATAACAGCCAGTTTGAAGTAAACCTCAAATTCAAATCCATGAAAGATTTTCATCCGGAAAAGTTGGTTGAGCAAATTGAGCCCCTGAAGAAAATGGTGGAAACACGTAATCAATTAAAAGTGTTATTGAGTAAAGCCGATCGTTCAAGAGACCTTGAAAAGCTACTCAAAGAAGTACTACAAAATACTGATTCAATCCAAGGACTCGCTGATGAATTAGGTGTTAAAAAAGAAGGGGATGAATAA
- a CDS encoding type VI secretion system contractile sheath domain-containing protein, with product MVDGFALNKRTIAALQHLAKKQYVDKFKAKLTITINQIDALISRQLSQIITHRYFQRLEASWLELFQLINLPFSQKRITIKILNLSWVAVSNDLNLAFDIKQSSLFNKLYSRELDTAGGHPFGVLLIDHKVNMDSSEDCQFDDLYTLQLLSELAEVCLCPVILGVSPQFFGDDNSRVLHDTAKIARILESEDYQPWQLLRKCPSSRFVHLVLPEYKLRAPYHSYPAGFVFTQESCQANTLWGNCAYLLASNIIKEFERISWFGFLRAYDDKGEFGALVSEAQGEIKASVDIFSEDDGFWSEKGFVPFSSLYLSNQKGFFSNQSVWDIPTEAEQVLGMLQTNLMACRFGHYLKVKTRDYVGSFDSVLNCKNSLESWLNGYVNRMTHAEDHIMARYPLQSCKVELEADTLDSTHYHCQITLQPQYQYELMNVHISITTAMSSQKIGANS from the coding sequence ATGGTTGATGGCTTTGCTTTAAACAAGCGTACAATTGCGGCTCTACAACACCTTGCAAAAAAGCAATATGTAGACAAGTTTAAAGCAAAGCTCACCATCACGATAAACCAAATTGATGCACTGATAAGCCGTCAACTTTCTCAAATTATCACTCATCGATACTTTCAAAGGCTAGAAGCCTCTTGGCTTGAGCTCTTTCAACTCATTAATCTTCCTTTCTCACAAAAAAGAATCACCATCAAAATTCTTAATTTAAGCTGGGTTGCTGTTTCCAATGATCTGAACTTGGCTTTTGATATTAAACAATCGTCTTTATTCAACAAGCTCTATTCAAGAGAGCTCGACACCGCAGGTGGACATCCCTTTGGCGTACTGTTGATCGACCACAAAGTAAATATGGACAGTTCAGAAGACTGTCAGTTTGACGATTTATATACCTTGCAACTATTGTCAGAATTAGCAGAAGTCTGTTTATGCCCAGTAATTTTAGGCGTGAGTCCTCAATTTTTTGGCGATGACAATTCACGCGTCCTGCATGACACCGCTAAGATTGCACGCATTTTAGAAAGTGAAGATTATCAACCTTGGCAATTACTTAGAAAGTGCCCTTCTTCCCGTTTTGTTCATTTAGTGCTTCCCGAATACAAATTAAGAGCGCCTTATCATAGTTACCCTGCTGGTTTTGTTTTTACTCAAGAGTCCTGCCAAGCCAATACCTTATGGGGGAATTGCGCGTATTTATTAGCCAGTAATATCATTAAAGAATTCGAACGTATCAGTTGGTTCGGTTTCCTTAGAGCTTATGATGATAAGGGGGAATTTGGCGCGCTGGTTTCAGAAGCGCAAGGGGAAATAAAAGCCAGCGTTGATATTTTTAGTGAAGATGATGGATTTTGGTCTGAAAAGGGCTTTGTTCCCTTTTCCAGTTTGTATTTATCCAATCAAAAAGGGTTTTTCAGTAACCAATCTGTGTGGGATATTCCCACAGAAGCTGAGCAAGTACTTGGCATGCTGCAAACCAACTTAATGGCGTGTCGCTTCGGCCACTACTTAAAAGTTAAAACTCGTGATTACGTCGGCAGTTTCGACAGTGTATTGAACTGTAAAAACTCTTTGGAGAGCTGGCTCAATGGTTATGTAAACAGAATGACTCATGCAGAAGATCACATCATGGCTCGATACCCTTTGCAATCATGCAAAGTCGAATTAGAAGCCGATACCTTAGACAGCACCCATTATCACTGCCAAATCACTCTTCAACCTCAATACCAATATGAACTGATGAATGTTCATATTTCTATCACCACCGCCATGTCGAGCCAAAAAATCGGGGCAAACTCATGA
- a CDS encoding YopT-type cysteine protease domain-containing protein — protein MSVIFEKIAHMIAASASKDIQLSAKKYGGHCTHPFCQGKGNIFKAIKGQKDTHGGVCHALSSIWIYYHIKGDSLWNHLYINYNPNILNQVVMDRVKMLQKFGIAASGDGMDQDRVTEDWFKSKGIAQKHFSLVGSEGYTRGKNKKRFFSGIHGRQIDKSENSAKKTDPKTLAKAIARPYSGISDYKLVSVFGTLAAHTFAVYTGTNEILMFDPNFGEYWFSTSFFENWFANYFWHKAKYDVSFALGKAWEIRHYSPLC, from the coding sequence ATGTCCGTAATCTTTGAAAAAATAGCTCATATGATTGCCGCTTCTGCATCTAAAGATATTCAATTGAGTGCTAAAAAATACGGTGGGCACTGCACTCATCCCTTTTGTCAGGGAAAAGGCAATATTTTTAAAGCTATCAAAGGGCAAAAAGACACTCATGGAGGCGTATGTCATGCGCTGTCTAGTATATGGATTTATTACCACATAAAGGGAGATTCTCTTTGGAATCATCTTTATATCAACTACAACCCAAATATTCTCAATCAAGTGGTAATGGATAGAGTGAAAATGCTGCAAAAGTTTGGGATAGCCGCCAGTGGGGATGGCATGGATCAAGACAGAGTCACTGAAGATTGGTTTAAATCAAAGGGAATCGCTCAAAAGCACTTCTCGTTGGTAGGATCCGAAGGCTATACAAGAGGGAAAAATAAAAAACGCTTTTTTTCAGGGATTCATGGCAGACAGATTGATAAAAGTGAAAATAGTGCAAAAAAAACCGACCCTAAAACGTTGGCAAAAGCCATCGCAAGACCTTACTCTGGTATTTCCGATTATAAATTAGTAAGTGTTTTCGGCACGCTTGCAGCCCATACTTTTGCGGTGTATACAGGTACAAATGAAATACTCATGTTCGATCCCAATTTTGGTGAGTATTGGTTTAGCACCAGTTTCTTTGAAAATTGGTTCGCAAACTATTTTTGGCATAAAGCGAAATATGATGTGAGCTTTGCTCTTGGTAAAGCGTGGGAAATCAGGCATTATTCGCCATTATGTTAA
- the tssF gene encoding type VI secretion system baseplate subunit TssF translates to MPDSLLSYFEQELRFIREESVEFAQKNPGSATTLGISNSGIEDPELSRLVESMALLNAKLHKRLDDTYPEFTQSLINIIFPHVLRPIPSYSVLEFLVDESAKATHHVPVHTEFDIGKKENEATIFRTTEPVTLYPIKLADAKVTFAPFEHVKPKGAEQATALLELTIEAIDDGIAINELNIDKLKLQLKGETNLSLRLYDLLRRSTLAICITSDNDRFPVDKNTMSTVGYDLNHTVLPYNANTFSGYRLLTEFFMFPDSFTAFTFHLQQALAKVSNHHFTIQLYLAEFDVELARNLTLDFFSLFSTPIINLHEMMAEPLEINFLKKQYPLVIDSMRSRSYELYSINRITDVTNTPSFDVPQIFREKFNTEPTGLRWQLLQQISSHTSTENSIKVSDLSDYSISDEVRIWLVNITVTQSRKASHQSINSQIQCRDTLTIPGKLQLAKRPSSVLKHHEDSDRIWTLLNHLQFNIQSTLGTENPCKALKDIFHFYNLNNNTQNKKYIDALSEIEMEHVIATIMTSGKSCFTYGTHITVVLNTTQLTSGVTLFAQFLDSFFSNFVMFNSFTQLDIKLEGYDEIYMSFPRRTGCKTLI, encoded by the coding sequence TTGCCTGATTCATTACTGTCATATTTTGAACAAGAGCTGAGATTTATTCGTGAAGAATCGGTTGAGTTTGCTCAAAAAAATCCCGGTTCTGCCACAACGCTTGGGATCAGTAATAGTGGTATTGAAGATCCAGAGCTGTCACGGCTTGTGGAAAGTATGGCTTTACTCAATGCAAAGCTACATAAACGCTTGGATGACACTTACCCAGAGTTTACCCAAAGTCTCATTAATATTATTTTTCCACATGTTCTTCGTCCTATACCCTCCTATTCAGTACTGGAATTTTTAGTGGATGAATCCGCCAAAGCGACTCACCATGTCCCTGTGCATACCGAATTTGATATAGGTAAAAAAGAAAATGAAGCCACAATATTTAGAACAACCGAGCCCGTCACTCTTTACCCCATAAAACTGGCCGATGCAAAAGTCACCTTTGCCCCGTTTGAACATGTAAAGCCCAAAGGCGCAGAACAAGCGACAGCCTTGCTCGAACTGACGATAGAAGCCATTGATGATGGCATCGCCATAAACGAATTGAACATCGACAAGCTTAAACTTCAACTCAAAGGCGAAACCAATTTATCTTTGCGGCTCTATGATTTACTGCGGCGCTCAACGCTCGCCATCTGTATCACCAGTGATAATGATCGATTCCCAGTGGATAAAAATACAATGTCGACCGTTGGCTATGATTTGAACCATACCGTCCTGCCCTATAATGCCAACACGTTTTCGGGATATCGCCTACTTACCGAATTTTTCATGTTCCCCGACAGCTTTACCGCTTTTACGTTTCACCTCCAACAAGCATTAGCCAAGGTATCGAATCATCACTTTACGATACAGTTGTACCTTGCCGAATTTGATGTTGAGCTGGCAAGAAACCTGACCTTAGATTTTTTTTCCCTCTTCTCAACGCCCATCATCAACTTACATGAGATGATGGCCGAGCCATTGGAAATTAACTTCTTAAAAAAGCAGTACCCGTTAGTGATCGACTCAATGCGATCACGCAGCTATGAACTGTACTCAATTAATCGTATTACCGATGTAACCAACACCCCAAGTTTTGACGTTCCGCAAATATTTCGAGAAAAATTCAATACCGAACCGACAGGGCTACGATGGCAATTGCTGCAACAGATATCGTCTCATACCAGTACTGAAAATAGCATTAAAGTGTCCGATCTCAGTGACTACAGTATCAGTGACGAGGTTCGAATTTGGTTGGTAAATATTACTGTTACTCAATCAAGAAAAGCCTCTCATCAGTCCATCAACAGTCAGATCCAATGCAGGGATACATTAACCATTCCGGGCAAATTACAGCTCGCTAAACGACCATCTTCTGTACTCAAACATCATGAGGATTCAGATAGAATATGGACCTTACTCAATCATCTGCAATTCAATATCCAAAGCACCTTAGGGACCGAAAATCCCTGCAAGGCTCTCAAAGATATTTTTCATTTTTATAACTTAAACAACAATACACAAAACAAGAAATATATTGATGCGCTATCAGAAATCGAGATGGAACATGTCATTGCTACCATCATGACTTCGGGTAAAAGTTGTTTCACCTACGGCACACACATCACCGTCGTTCTCAATACCACTCAACTGACTTCAGGTGTCACTCTGTTCGCGCAGTTTCTCGATAGCTTTTTTTCTAATTTCGTGATGTTTAATAGCTTCACCCAACTGGATATCAAACTCGAAGGTTACGATGAAATCTATATGAGTTTTCCCAGGAGAACAGGATGCAAAACGCTTATCTAA
- a CDS encoding type VI secretion system baseplate subunit TssG — MQNAYLTRLSNSSVQGELISLWQLIKHDANKRQAYPSIHFNCELLPADYSNEVTNLAQTDHGVWEVTTSNPAFLGNRSSIPRYLFKQALDAYFNLGTRAPIDFFSIINHRYLTLQCQTDMKFDITKQLEEESFPWNQDKQHISRLLANLTGIDPQQTVLPHVHLIQYIALFGCKAANNLNLTEMLEDYFCCPFEITPIELEYQPIIKSSLTQIGISGQNHLLGLNALVGKYAPLSLQKIAISICPTDYQNYMNMYGHSGLVKALDFMIKSYMGAYVNYKLFMKVNSQYLPKLQLLYPKDSHFRLGLSAWMDSPKMKPKFVQLPLSIQ, encoded by the coding sequence ATGCAAAACGCTTATCTAACGAGGCTCAGTAACTCATCCGTGCAAGGGGAATTAATCAGTCTTTGGCAACTTATCAAACATGATGCCAATAAAAGACAAGCCTACCCCAGTATTCATTTTAATTGTGAGTTACTGCCCGCGGATTACTCAAATGAAGTCACGAACTTAGCACAAACTGACCATGGCGTTTGGGAAGTCACCACCAGCAACCCCGCGTTTTTGGGTAACCGTTCGTCGATTCCTCGTTATTTATTCAAGCAAGCGCTGGATGCGTATTTCAATCTTGGCACTCGAGCCCCAATAGATTTTTTTAGCATAATTAATCACAGATACCTTACTCTCCAATGCCAAACGGACATGAAGTTTGATATCACCAAGCAACTCGAAGAAGAATCTTTTCCTTGGAATCAAGACAAACAGCACATCAGCCGCCTATTAGCCAACTTAACGGGCATTGATCCGCAACAAACCGTTTTGCCTCACGTTCATCTCATACAATACATCGCTTTGTTTGGTTGTAAGGCCGCCAATAACCTAAACCTAACGGAAATGTTAGAAGACTATTTTTGTTGCCCGTTTGAGATCACACCTATAGAGCTTGAGTACCAACCCATCATCAAAAGCTCATTGACTCAAATCGGTATTTCAGGGCAAAACCATTTACTCGGCCTCAATGCCTTAGTTGGAAAATATGCGCCGCTGAGTTTACAAAAAATCGCCATTTCTATCTGCCCAACAGACTATCAAAACTACATGAATATGTACGGCCATTCAGGGCTTGTTAAGGCGCTAGACTTCATGATCAAAAGCTATATGGGAGCCTACGTAAACTACAAACTCTTTATGAAGGTCAACAGCCAATATCTTCCTAAGTTGCAACTGCTTTACCCTAAAGATTCTCATTTTCGTCTCGGACTTTCTGCATGGATGGACAGCCCAAAAATGAAGCCAAAATTCGTGCAATTACCTCTCAGTATTCAGTAG
- a CDS encoding ImpA family type VI secretion system protein, translating into MFSEELKDELLANGINQDNFCGVNLREDRASFRKIRNSFNLAQTSLRVLTQNPDESLLDELQQENLTNWEKLSEELIDVFKNQTQDIELIAWALTAQIFITPSLKSLVIALDWFSNLLINHWDEVNPVLSSEKLKSDDKDEQEKAQGTEKIKAFTQLVGDTLESCLFYSPFLTFNLLHELSFFDYKSAINKGEIDQLKETIADKIPQEKEAISEKVNNLSLCIVHIEAISQWVAQKTSQLGIQGTNFSFIKALLSSLLDAFERLTGITPIPNEENSQTHDDENNAPSTSSDTTETVTAQPPKEQEQATTPTPPIQQPQMSASQPLHFEDIANSSDVTREQAFKQLQTLSSYFQKTEPHSPVSYLLDIAINWGKLALPNLLDELMSKPQESLLKTILLKSTNSLQANTATSNTSPPIQQQAQTNNDPVDAPAPEANTTTQQNTKPTTNKPKPKTKVTW; encoded by the coding sequence TTGTTTTCAGAAGAACTTAAGGATGAACTTTTAGCTAACGGCATTAATCAAGATAATTTTTGTGGCGTTAATTTAAGAGAAGATAGAGCTTCATTTAGAAAAATACGCAATTCATTTAATTTAGCTCAAACATCCTTAAGAGTGCTCACCCAAAACCCAGATGAAAGCCTACTAGATGAATTACAACAAGAAAACTTAACCAATTGGGAAAAGCTATCTGAAGAACTGATTGACGTATTTAAAAATCAAACTCAGGATATTGAGCTAATTGCATGGGCTTTAACGGCTCAAATATTTATTACTCCCTCCCTAAAAAGTTTAGTCATTGCACTTGATTGGTTTTCAAATTTGTTAATCAATCATTGGGATGAAGTGAATCCAGTTCTCAGTTCCGAAAAATTGAAGTCAGACGATAAAGATGAGCAAGAAAAAGCTCAAGGTACTGAAAAAATAAAAGCTTTTACTCAATTAGTCGGTGACACTCTCGAAAGTTGTTTATTTTACTCACCCTTTCTAACCTTTAATTTACTCCACGAATTGAGCTTTTTTGATTATAAAAGTGCCATTAACAAAGGGGAAATCGATCAATTAAAAGAAACGATTGCGGATAAGATCCCACAGGAAAAAGAGGCGATATCTGAAAAAGTGAATAACTTATCTTTATGTATTGTTCACATAGAAGCAATATCACAATGGGTGGCTCAAAAAACGTCTCAACTCGGGATTCAAGGGACTAACTTTTCTTTCATTAAGGCGCTACTTTCATCATTACTCGATGCCTTTGAAAGGCTAACAGGCATAACCCCAATCCCTAATGAGGAAAATAGCCAAACTCACGATGACGAAAATAACGCCCCATCAACAAGCTCTGACACAACAGAAACGGTAACAGCACAGCCGCCAAAAGAACAAGAACAAGCAACGACTCCAACTCCGCCGATTCAACAACCCCAAATGAGCGCTTCACAACCTCTTCATTTTGAAGACATCGCCAACAGCAGTGACGTGACACGAGAGCAGGCATTTAAGCAGTTACAAACATTATCGAGCTATTTTCAAAAGACCGAGCCGCACAGTCCAGTGTCTTACCTGCTTGATATTGCGATTAATTGGGGAAAACTGGCTTTACCCAATCTTCTAGACGAATTAATGTCAAAGCCACAAGAGAGCTTGTTAAAAACGATTCTTTTGAAGTCCACAAACTCTCTGCAGGCTAACACAGCCACTTCGAACACTTCCCCACCAATTCAACAGCAGGCTCAAACCAATAATGATCCCGTTGATGCTCCGGCTCCTGAAGCCAATACAACAACACAGCAAAACACTAAGCCAACAACCAATAAACCTAAACCAAAAACAAAGGTGACTTGGTGA
- the tssC gene encoding type VI secretion system contractile sheath large subunit: protein MSSEETATESATSEVQASILERAISATSQTPEDTTKELLSILTTQVLEGTVTWDKNLTLTIEKAIAAIDKNISKQLSHIMKNKDYQRLEGSWLGLQKLIKNSELGPQLKVKLTDYTKDELLDQFESAPAIDRSRFFTMVYQEEFGTAGGQPYGVLLGDYEFDYGDEDVALMRYMAEVAAASHAPFVAATNPSMFDYNSFTTFLEGKPVAAGFDSPAYASWNSFRASDDSRYVALTLPRTMARLPYGSTTVSVKSFNFEELDTRDDGSPLVNSEDDFIWSNACFEMGLLMTQAFFQYGWCTAIRGMDNGGKVENLPNFTYLSDADDLLQQCPTEVNFTDEREKELSDLGFLPLVHYKSTNFGVFMGGQTTHKPKTYTDPDATANAAISARLPYTMASSRIAHYLKVMGRDKIGSSLEVTDVQKELDTWIHQYVNSNAIGNEQKAKFPLAEAKVIVQEQAGKPGAYSAIAYMRPWLQLEELSTSLRMVANIPGKKG, encoded by the coding sequence ATGTCTAGCGAAGAAACCGCTACCGAGTCCGCCACCAGCGAAGTTCAAGCCAGTATCCTTGAACGAGCCATTTCGGCCACCTCACAAACACCAGAAGATACCACCAAAGAACTTTTATCAATTTTAACCACTCAAGTCTTAGAGGGAACGGTGACGTGGGACAAAAATCTCACACTAACCATCGAAAAAGCCATCGCAGCGATTGATAAAAACATTTCAAAACAACTGTCTCACATTATGAAAAATAAGGACTATCAACGACTTGAAGGAAGCTGGCTCGGATTGCAAAAATTGATCAAAAACAGCGAGCTTGGACCTCAATTGAAAGTCAAACTCACTGACTACACCAAAGATGAACTGTTAGATCAGTTTGAAAGTGCCCCAGCCATTGATAGAAGCCGTTTTTTTACCATGGTTTATCAAGAAGAATTTGGTACCGCCGGTGGACAACCCTACGGGGTACTACTAGGGGACTATGAATTTGACTATGGTGATGAAGATGTAGCACTTATGCGTTATATGGCAGAAGTAGCCGCAGCCTCACATGCCCCTTTTGTTGCCGCTACTAATCCCAGTATGTTTGATTACAACTCATTTACCACGTTTTTAGAAGGTAAGCCGGTAGCAGCCGGCTTTGACTCCCCCGCCTATGCCTCGTGGAACTCTTTTAGAGCTAGCGACGACTCTCGCTACGTTGCCCTCACACTTCCCAGAACCATGGCACGCCTGCCGTATGGCTCGACCACTGTTAGCGTGAAGTCATTCAACTTTGAAGAATTAGACACTCGAGATGATGGCTCACCACTGGTTAACTCTGAAGATGATTTTATTTGGTCAAATGCCTGCTTTGAAATGGGTCTACTCATGACCCAAGCTTTCTTCCAGTACGGTTGGTGCACGGCTATTCGAGGCATGGACAATGGCGGTAAAGTAGAGAACCTCCCTAACTTTACTTACCTATCCGATGCCGATGATTTGCTTCAACAATGCCCAACGGAAGTCAACTTCACTGACGAAAGAGAGAAAGAACTCAGTGACTTAGGCTTTCTCCCATTAGTCCATTACAAATCCACCAATTTTGGGGTATTCATGGGGGGGCAAACCACCCATAAGCCTAAAACTTACACCGATCCTGACGCTACCGCTAATGCCGCCATTTCGGCTCGCCTGCCCTATACCATGGCCAGTAGCCGTATTGCTCACTATTTAAAGGTAATGGGCAGAGATAAAATCGGCTCAAGCTTAGAAGTGACGGATGTTCAAAAAGAGCTGGATACTTGGATACACCAATACGTAAATTCAAATGCAATTGGCAATGAACAGAAAGCAAAATTCCCACTGGCTGAAGCAAAAGTCATTGTGCAAGAACAAGCTGGAAAACCTGGCGCGTATTCGGCCATTGCTTATATGCGGCCTTGGTTACAGCTCGAAGAATTATCTACCTCTTTAAGAATGGTCGCCAACATTCCTGGCAAAAAAGGGTAG
- a CDS encoding GPW/gp25 family protein codes for MSLIAKLAGNWDKDIGAEHNAIIQHICSLISSRAPLWHLDAIPPATKNTIAFLGLSYVTRYKNEANIAIILANIRRLIQSYEPRLSQVSVELSDTRGNNNNLPLMISATVNTKFGKELVVFEPVLNFSSNSINLRKSGFA; via the coding sequence ATGAGTCTCATCGCTAAACTAGCGGGAAATTGGGATAAGGATATTGGTGCTGAGCATAATGCCATCATTCAGCATATCTGTTCGCTCATATCAAGCCGAGCGCCGCTTTGGCATTTAGATGCCATTCCACCTGCCACCAAAAATACCATTGCTTTTTTAGGGCTCAGTTACGTCACCCGTTATAAAAATGAAGCCAATATTGCCATCATCCTAGCCAATATTCGTAGACTCATTCAAAGCTATGAGCCAAGGCTCAGTCAGGTCTCCGTTGAACTGAGCGACACAAGAGGCAATAACAACAATCTACCATTAATGATTTCCGCTACCGTGAACACCAAATTTGGTAAGGAGCTTGTGGTGTTTGAGCCTGTACTGAACTTTTCCTCTAACTCAATCAATCTAAGGAAATCTGGTTTTGCCTGA